From Xenopus tropicalis strain Nigerian chromosome 3, UCB_Xtro_10.0, whole genome shotgun sequence, the proteins below share one genomic window:
- the asf1b gene encoding histone chaperone asf1b: protein MAKVQILNMVVLDNPCPFHNPFQFEITFECIEDLPDDLEWKIIYVGSAESEEYDQVLDSVLVGPVPAGRHMFVFQADAPNSSLIPESDAVGVTVVLITCTYRGQEFIRVGYYVNNEYSDPELRENPPLKPHFGQLQRNILASNPRVTRFHINWECASEAKMEDIENVDPASNAMLPPNCAPSKGLAAALNPIPENSMDCM from the exons ATGGCAAAAGTACAGATTCTCAACATGGTCGTGCTGGATAACCCCTGCCCCTTCCACAACCCTTTCCAATTTGAAATTACTTTTGAATGCATAGAGGACCTGCCAGATG ATCTGGAATGGAAGATCATCTATGTGGGATCTGCTGAGAGTGAAGAATATGATCAGGTGCTGGATTCTGTCTTGGTGGGACCTGTCCCCGCCGGCCGCCACATGTTCGTCTTTCAA GCAGATGCTCCCAATTCCAGCCTTATCCCCGAGTCCGACGCTGTAGGAGTGACTGTAGTGTTGATTACTTGCACGTACCGTGGTCAGGAGTTTATCAGAGTTGGATATTATGTAAACAATGAGTATTCTGATCCAGAGCTACGGGAGAACCCACCTCTCAAACCACATTTCGGCCAG CTTCAGAGAAACATCCTGGCATCAAACCCACGCGTCACACGCTTTCACATCAACTGGGAATGCGCGAGCGAGGCAAAGATGGAAGACATTGAAAACGTGGACCCTGCCTCTAATGCAATGTTGCCTCCTAACTGTGCCCCGTCTAAGGGTCTTGCAGCTGCACTTAACCCAATCCCAGAGAATTCCATGGACTGTATGTGA